In Cyprinus carpio isolate SPL01 chromosome A14, ASM1834038v1, whole genome shotgun sequence, a single window of DNA contains:
- the LOC122147555 gene encoding uncharacterized mitochondrial protein AtMg00860-like, with translation MPFGLSKAPAVFQALVNDVLRDMEYVQHVRRVLQRLLENGLYVKAEKCVLHAQSVPFLGYIWSSEGVCRDPAKIQTVVDWQIPDSRKALKRFLGFANFHLCFRHNFNQLATPLPSLTSTKMTFRWSSSADAAFSKLTSCLVSAPILVTPDPSCQFVVEVDALERVAGRQACLGGMA, from the exons ATGCCATTCGGGCTCTCCAAAGCCCCCGCGGTCTTCCAGGCACTGGTCAATGATGTGTTGAGAGATATG GAATATGTTCAGCACGTCAGGCGAGTGCTTCAGAGGCTGTTGGAGAATGGGCTTtatgtcaaggcggagaaatgtgtgcttcatgcacagtctgttccctttTTGGGTTACATCTGGTCATCTGAGGGGGTGTGCAGGGATCCCGCCAAGATTCAGACTGTGGTAGATTGGCAAATTCCAGATTCCCGCAAGGCCCTGAAGCGGTTTCTGGGCTTTGCCAATTTTCACCTGTGTTTTCGTCACAATTTCAACCAGCTAGCCACCCCTTTGCCCTCCTTGACCTCCACCAAAATGACGTTCAGGTGGTCCAGTTCAGCAGATGCAGCATTTTCCAAACTGACGAGTTGCTTAGTTTCAGCTCCAATTCTTGTCACCCCTGATCCTTCttgtcagtttgtggtggaggttgATGCGTTGGAG AGAGTTGCTGGCAGACAAGCTTGCCTTGGAGGAATGGCATAA
- the LOC109077421 gene encoding E3 ubiquitin/ISG15 ligase TRIM25-like: protein MAEARVSQDEFLCSVCLDLLKDPVTTSCGHSYCKSCITDCWDQEDQKRVYSCPQCRQTFSPRPALARNTMLAEVVEKLKKTRLSADCDAGAGDVQCDVCTGRKYKAVKSCLVCLNSYCQNHLEQHESWFIGKRHNLTEATGRLQEMICQKHEKILEVFCHTDQKCICMMCTIIEHKNHDIVSAADQRTEKQKQLKETQKTLQQRIQQREKDLQQLRETVESHKRSAQTAVEDSERIFTEIIRSIERSRSELIRLIRDQEKTAVSRAEERLERLEQEINDLRRRDAELEQLSHTQDHIQFLQSFQSQSLSAPPESTDVNDDPFSSLFSVDGLRESVHQLRDKLEDFCKEQLKKISDRVTFTSIVLWTRNDFLQCKSVRKQAEKLTECVHVLPVEDGRRVL from the exons atggcagaagccagagtttctcaggatgagttcttgtgttcagtgtgtctggatctcctgaaggatccagtgacaacttcctgtggacacagttactgtaagagctgtattacagactgctgggatcaggaggatcagaagagagtctacagctgccctcagtgcagacagaccttcagtccaagacctgctttagctagaaacaccatgctggctgaagtggtggagaaactgaagaagaccagactctctgctgactgtgacgctggagctggagatgtgcagtgtgacgtctgtactggaagaaaatacaaagccgtcaagtcctgtctggtgtgtctgaactcttactgtcagaatcacctcgaacaacatgagagttgGTTTATAGGAAAGAGACACAATTTGACtgaagccactggacgactgcaggagatgatctgccagaaacatgagaagatccttgaggttttctgtcacactgatcagaaatgtatatgtatgaTGTGTACGATTATTGAACATAAAAATCATGACATTGTATCAGCTGCAGatcagaggacagagaaacag aagcagctgaaggagacgcagaagacgctccagcagagaatccagcagagagagaaagatcttcagcagctgagagagactgtggagtctcataag cgctctgcacagacagcagtggaggacagtgagaggatctttactgagatcatccgctccattgagagaagccgctctgagctgatacgactgatcagagatcaggaaaagactgcagtgagtcgagctgaagaacgactggagcgactggagcaggagatcaatgatctgaggaggagagacgctgagctggagcagctttcacacacacaggatcacatccagttcctgcag agtttccagtctcagTCTCTCTCggcacctcctgaatctacagacgtaaATGATGATCCCTTCAGTTCTCTGTTCTCTGTTGATggtctgagagaatctgtccatcagctgagagacaaactggaggatttctgcaaagagcagctcaagaagatctcagacagag tcacattcaCCAGCATTGTCCTCTGGACCAGGaacgacttcctacaatgtaagtcagtaagaaaacaagcagaaaaactcactgagtgtgttcatgttcttcctgtagaagatggaagaagagttttataa